In the genome of Anas platyrhynchos isolate ZD024472 breed Pekin duck chromosome 21, IASCAAS_PekinDuck_T2T, whole genome shotgun sequence, one region contains:
- the EMILIN3 gene encoding EMILIN-3, with the protein MRRALRRGALLACISLGTLLVLADAKGVFYPPAAPLPYGGRYSLYTAGSSPQLSPGKPVGKHKSYCAYVVQRNVTCALQDGAESYVKAEYHKCSWGPKCPGKVLYRTFFRPKYKIGYKTVTELAWRCCPGFLGEGCHDSPTDQPGLLPQHPSPKMPPGQKMFPIPRVPPHPKSHPDLFAGPKKNQYGRKLPGLFGDRLERLEEEVRRLSQSYDSLHALVSGLGDRLRLAIQEDTTKMIGSLMNSPGTPDSTVGFGIIPDGLVDAADKADVAAFPPVGEILTKVTEVSDVLKSKADLLHEVRGMVLDHDGQIKHLLESARPSPLTSIDLLEEYVDTRLSTLRGELLDGFEKKLGKIQTTCDFRIQEVRQQCEEEKAANLRLQQTLDGKELEIKKEISQLETQIQGLTVVESCCSNLDYLTDRMNILEKGLHSISESQKNLHSRMDGEISTVTLGNLFEGRFEDLEARLNATERETGSCCSSIEDSMRGTVVAEVDGMRTAFEDKMQTLEDRFMTIVGELNNVSAPVGMDGAVVPVLEGELAGMKKRTDEKLEVLQSRLVTLESTCSSGCTSASRDVETFRTEIEDCQNRNQDLLLRMDSNYDLLRKLNATILEIQRRIEEEAAGALQGEITLLKINLNTVSKSLTGLKDSVSQYSDTMTHINSSLDEHERKIEDEVHSIQEKVNDQGSQLFFSNRRVLNLKGDLERLKARIVSDLSSCRSVAQDLQQEVAHFDERVARVERVCGRLGAVTGSLDGIRDGLEKHTGSLWDYMDRMNGTLAAHSQEITGLKDNLLDCQAKVSELAEQVGHLEEQAEREQH; encoded by the exons ATGCGGCGGGCGCTGCGCCGCGGGGCTCTGCTCGCCTGCATCTCCCTGGGGACGCTGCTGGTTCTCGCTGATGCCAAGGGGGTCTTCtacccccccgccgcccccctgcCCTACGGCGGCAGGTACAGCCTCTACACGGCCGGCTCCAGCCCGCAGCTCAGCCCCGGGAAGCCCGTGGGCAAGCACAA gaGCTACTGCGCCTACGTGGTGCAGCGCAACGTCACCTGCGCACTGCAGGACGGCGCCGAGAGCTACGTCAAGGCCGAGTACCACAAGTGCAGCTGGGGACCCAAGTGCCCGGGGAAAGTGCT GTACCGCACCTTCTTCAGACCCAAATACAAGATTGGCTACAAGACTGTGACCGAGCTGGCCTGGAGGTGCTGCCCGGGCTTCCTGGGAGAAGGATGCCACGACAGCCCCACCGACCAGcccggcctcctgccccagcatcccagccctAAAATGCCACCTGGGCAGAAGATGTTTCCAATCCCCAGAGTTCCTCCCCATCCGAAAAGCCACCCTGACCTGTTTGCAGGACCCAAGAAGAATCAATACG gcaggaagCTGCCTGGGCTCTTCGGGGACCGCCTGGAGcggctggaggaggaggtgaggcGCCTGTCCCAGTCCTACGACAGCCTGCATGCCCTGGTGAGCGGCCTGGGGGACCGCCTGCGCCTGGCCATCCAGGAGGACACCACCAAGATGATCGGCTCTCTGATGAACAGCCCGGGCACGCCCGACTCCACGGTGGGCTTCGGCATCATCCCCGACGGCCTGGTGGACGCGGCGGACAAAGCCGACGTCGCCGCGTTCCCTCCGGTGGGGGAGATCCTGACCAAGGTGACGGAGGTGAGCGACGTGCTGAAATCCAAGGCGGATTTACTCCACGAGGTTCGCGGCATGGTCCTGGACCACGACGGGCAGATCAAGCACCTGCTGGAGTCGGCCCGGCCCTCGCCCCTCACCTCCATCGACCTGCTGGAGGAGTACGTGGACACGCGGCTGAGCACCCTGCGCGGAGAGCTGCTCGACGGCTTCGAGAAGAAGCTGGGCAAGATCCAGACCACGTGTGATTTCCGGATCCAAGAGGTGCGGCAGCAGTGCGAGGAGGAGAAAGCCGCCAACCTGCGGCTGCAGCAGACGCTGGACGGGAAGGAGCTGGAGATCAAGAAGGAGATCTCCCAGCTGGAGACCCAGATCCAAGGGCTGACGGtggtggagagctgctgcagcaacctCGACTACCTCACCGATCGCATGAACATCCTGGAGAAGGGCCTCCACAGCATCTCGGAGTCCCAGAAGAACCTGCACTCACGGATGGATGGAGAAATCTCCACCGTCACCCTGGGGAACCTCTTTGAAGGGCGCTTTGAGGACCTGGAAGCCAGACTTAACGCCACAGAGAGGGAAACAGGGAGCTGTTGCTCCAGCATAGAGGACAGCATGAGAGGCACAGTGGTGGCAGAGGTGGATGGCATGAGGACTGCCTTTGAGGACAAAATGCAGACCCTGGAGGACAGGTTCATGACCATCGTGGGGGAGCTGAACAATGTCAGTGCTCCCGTGGGCATGGATGGAGCAGTGGTGCCCGTGCTGGAGGGGGAGCTCGCTGGCATGAAGAAGCGCACGGACGAGaagctggaggtgctgcagagCCGCCTCGTCACGCTGGAGAGCACCTGTTCCTCGGGCTGCACCTCTGCCTCCAGAGACGTGGAGACCTTCCGGACGGAGATCGAGGACTGCCAGAACAGGAACCAGGACCTGCTCCTCCGGATGGACAGCAACTACGACCTCCTGCGCAAGCTGAACGCCACCATCCTGGAGATCCAGCGGCGAAtcgaggaggaggcggcgggggctCTGCAAGGAGAGATCACCTTGCTGAAGATCAACCTGAACACCGTCAGCAAGTCCCTGACGGGGCTCAAGGACTCCGTCTCACAGTACTCAGACACCATGACGCACATCAACTCCTCGCTGGACGAGCACGAGCGCAAGATCGAGGACGAGGTTCACTCCATCCAAGAGAAAGTCAACGACCAAGGCTCGCAGCTCTTCTTCAGCAACCGCCGAGTCCTGAACCTCAAGGGAGACCTGGAGCGACTCAAAGCCCGGATCGTCAGCGACctgagctcctgcaggagcGTGGCCCAGgacctgcagcaggaggtggcacACTTTGACGAGCGGGTGGCGCGGGTGGAGAGGGTCTGCGGCAGGCTGGGCGCCGTCACGGGGAGCCTGGACGGAATCAGGGACGGACTGGAGAAACACACGGGCAGCCTGTGGGACTACATGGACCGTATGAACGGGACCCTGGCTGCCCACTCTCAGGAAATAACAGGACTGAAGGACAACCTGCTCGACTGCCAAGCCAAGGTCTCGGAGCTGGCGGAGCAGGTCGGCCACCTGGAAGAGCAGGCGGAGAGGGAGCAGCATTAG